A genome region from Thermomonospora amylolytica includes the following:
- a CDS encoding tetratricopeptide repeat protein, producing MFRLYGQHGVRLLRAAEEHQDADACFRLGVLLCLEGCPAESLAWLMKAERHGHQVAIGLVEHPAPRLAAAGHAYELGLAAAVAGDRPTAEIYLERAVEHGHADAAFELGTLWMEDPARAVYWFTRAAQCGHRLGQWWADKIHADSRHLRPAPPSPRHHQAWVPPLTDLIERALNDPR from the coding sequence ATGTTCCGCCTGTACGGGCAGCACGGAGTGCGGCTGCTGCGGGCGGCCGAAGAGCATCAGGACGCCGACGCCTGCTTCCGGCTGGGCGTGCTGTTGTGCCTGGAAGGCTGCCCGGCCGAGTCGCTGGCCTGGCTGATGAAGGCCGAACGCCACGGCCACCAGGTGGCCATCGGCCTGGTCGAGCATCCCGCGCCCCGCCTGGCGGCCGCCGGCCACGCCTACGAGCTGGGGCTGGCCGCCGCCGTGGCCGGGGACCGGCCCACCGCCGAGATCTACCTGGAACGCGCCGTCGAGCACGGGCACGCCGACGCCGCGTTCGAGCTCGGCACGCTGTGGATGGAGGACCCGGCCCGCGCGGTGTACTGGTTCACCCGCGCCGCCCAGTGCGGCCACCGGCTCGGGCAGTGGTGGGCCGACAAGATCCACGCCGACAGCCGCCATCTGCGCCCCGCCCCACCCTCGCCACGGCACCACCAGGCCTGGGTGCCGCCCCTAACCGACCTCATTGAACGCGCCCTCAACGACCCCCGCTGA
- a CDS encoding DinB family protein, with amino-acid sequence MLVNVLAAQRATLERKCAGLNAELARRSVEPSTLSLLGLVRHLADVERRWFRHVLAGQDAPARFSSAENPDGDFDGAEPAAVPAAWQAWREEVAFAESFVAGAPHLDIEGHDAWRGRVSLRWVLIHMIEEYARHNGHADLLRERIDGARGL; translated from the coding sequence ATGCTCGTCAACGTCCTGGCGGCGCAACGGGCGACGCTGGAACGGAAGTGCGCGGGACTGAACGCCGAACTGGCCCGGCGCTCCGTGGAGCCCTCCACGCTGTCACTGCTCGGATTGGTGCGGCACCTCGCCGACGTCGAGCGCCGCTGGTTCCGGCACGTGCTGGCCGGGCAGGACGCGCCCGCCCGCTTCTCCTCCGCGGAGAACCCCGACGGCGACTTCGACGGCGCCGAACCCGCCGCCGTCCCCGCCGCCTGGCAAGCGTGGCGCGAGGAGGTGGCATTCGCCGAAAGCTTCGTCGCCGGCGCTCCGCACCTCGACATCGAAGGCCATGACGCCTGGCGCGGGCGTGTCTCGCTGCGCTGGGTGCTCATCCACATGATCGAGGAGTACGCCCGCCACAACGGCCACGCCGACCTGCTCCGCGAACGCATCGACGGAGCACGGGGACTGTGA